From a single Streptomyces sp. NBC_00377 genomic region:
- the hpnC gene encoding squalene synthase HpnC: MTAPAVPRVGDPERGTLAKAADENFPVAPFFLPRAWRDDLMAVYGFARLVDDIGDGDLAPGGADARLLGVPDSEAGDRLVLLDAFEADLHRVFDGAPRHPLLRRLRPTVRSRSLGPEPFLGLIAANRQDQLVSRYETYDDLLAYCELSANPVGRLVLAVTGAATPERIRRSDAICTALQIVEHLQDVTEDLGRDRVYLPAADMRRFHVREADLAAGTASASVRALIAYEAERARDLLNEGAPLVGSVHGRLRLLLAGFVAGGRAAIKAIAAAGYDVLPGPPKPGRIQLLREVGVTLRGEG; encoded by the coding sequence ATGACGGCACCCGCCGTGCCGCGCGTCGGCGACCCGGAGCGCGGCACGCTCGCCAAGGCCGCGGACGAGAACTTCCCCGTGGCCCCCTTCTTCCTGCCCCGGGCCTGGCGCGACGACCTGATGGCCGTCTACGGCTTCGCCCGGCTCGTCGACGACATCGGCGACGGCGACCTGGCACCCGGCGGCGCCGACGCCCGCCTGCTCGGGGTGCCGGACTCCGAGGCCGGGGACCGCCTCGTCCTGCTGGACGCCTTCGAGGCCGATCTGCATCGCGTTTTCGACGGCGCGCCCCGTCACCCCCTGCTGCGCCGCCTCCGGCCGACCGTCCGAAGCCGCTCGCTCGGCCCCGAGCCCTTCCTCGGTCTGATCGCCGCCAACCGGCAGGACCAGCTCGTCAGCCGCTACGAGACGTACGACGACCTCCTGGCCTACTGCGAACTGTCCGCCAACCCCGTCGGCCGCCTGGTCCTCGCCGTCACCGGCGCCGCCACCCCCGAGCGGATCCGCCGTTCCGACGCGATCTGCACCGCCCTCCAGATCGTCGAGCACCTTCAGGACGTCACCGAGGACCTCGGCCGTGACCGCGTCTACCTGCCCGCCGCGGACATGAGGCGCTTCCACGTCCGGGAGGCGGATCTGGCCGCGGGGACCGCGAGTGCGTCGGTGCGCGCCCTGATCGCGTACGAAGCGGAACGCGCCCGCGATCTCCTGAATGAAGGCGCCCCCCTGGTGGGTAGCGTTCACGGCAGGCTGAGGCTGCTGCTGGCGGGTTTCGTGGCGGGGGGAAGGGCGGCGATCAAGGCGATCGCCGCCGCCGGGTACGACGTGCTTCCCGGCCCGCCCAAGCCCGGCAGGATCCAGCTGCTGCGCGAGGTGGGCGTGACCCTGCGAGGAGAGGGGTGA
- a CDS encoding glycosyltransferase family 2 protein produces the protein MGNRPDELRALLDSVAKQEGEKVEVVVVGNGSPVPDVPEGVRTIELPENLGIPGGRNVGIEAFGPSGRDVDVLMFLDDDGLLAQHDTAELCRRAFDADPGLGIVSFRIADPDTGVTQRRHVPRLRASDPMRSSRVTTFLGGANAVRTKVFAEVGGLPDEFFYAHEETDLAWRALDAGWMIDYRPDMVLYHPTTAPSRHAVYHRMVARNRVWLARRNLPAPLVPVYLGVWLLLTLARRPSGPALKAWFGGFREGWSTSCGPRRPMKWRTVWRLTRLGRPPVI, from the coding sequence ATGGGCAACCGCCCCGACGAGCTGAGGGCGCTGCTCGACTCGGTCGCCAAGCAGGAGGGCGAGAAGGTCGAGGTGGTCGTGGTCGGCAACGGCTCGCCCGTCCCGGACGTCCCCGAGGGCGTCAGGACGATCGAGCTGCCCGAGAACCTCGGCATACCCGGCGGCCGCAACGTCGGCATCGAGGCCTTCGGTCCCAGCGGCCGCGACGTCGACGTCCTGATGTTCCTGGACGACGACGGCCTCCTGGCCCAGCACGACACGGCCGAACTGTGCCGGCGGGCCTTCGACGCCGATCCGGGGCTCGGCATCGTCAGCTTCCGGATCGCCGACCCGGACACCGGTGTCACCCAGCGCCGCCACGTACCCCGGCTGCGTGCCTCCGACCCGATGCGCTCCTCCCGGGTCACCACGTTCCTCGGGGGCGCCAACGCGGTGCGCACGAAGGTCTTCGCCGAAGTGGGCGGACTCCCGGACGAGTTCTTCTACGCCCATGAGGAGACCGACCTGGCATGGCGGGCGCTCGACGCGGGCTGGATGATCGACTACCGGCCCGACATGGTGCTGTACCACCCGACGACCGCGCCCTCGCGGCACGCGGTGTACCACCGCATGGTCGCCCGCAACCGCGTCTGGCTGGCCCGCCGCAACCTGCCCGCGCCGCTGGTCCCGGTCTACCTCGGGGTCTGGCTGCTGCTCACGCTGGCGCGGCGCCCGTCGGGGCCGGCGCTGAAGGCCTGGTTCGGCGGTTTCCGGGAAGGCTGGAGCACTTCGTGCGGACCTCGCAGGCCCATGAAGTGGCGTACGGTGTGGCGGCTGACACGACTGGGCCGGCCTCCGGTGATCTGA
- a CDS encoding ABC transporter permease has protein sequence MSETTHDVGVVVTAPPSPEEGLTAAQLAARYGLAVSGARPPLGEYVRQLWGRRHFIMAFSRAKLASQYSQAKLGQLWQVATPLLNAAVYFAIFGLLLDAGRGLEKDVYIPFLVTGVFVFMFTQSSVMSGVRAISGNLGLVRALHFPRASLPISFALQQLQQLLYSMLVLFLVVIGSGSYPDASWALVVPVLILQFCFNSGLALIFARAGAKTPDLAQLMPFVMRTWMYASGVMFSIPVFLADKPQWVANILQWNPAAIYMDLMRFALIEEYGAENLPAHVWAVAGGWAVVFAIGGFVYFWQAEERYGRG, from the coding sequence GTGAGTGAGACAACGCACGACGTCGGAGTTGTGGTGACCGCGCCTCCGTCGCCTGAGGAGGGCCTCACGGCGGCGCAGCTGGCCGCCAGGTACGGGCTGGCCGTGAGCGGCGCCCGGCCTCCGCTGGGGGAGTACGTCCGGCAGCTCTGGGGGCGTCGGCACTTCATCATGGCGTTCTCCCGGGCGAAACTGGCCTCCCAGTACAGCCAGGCCAAGCTCGGCCAGCTGTGGCAGGTGGCCACCCCGCTGCTGAACGCCGCCGTGTACTTCGCGATCTTCGGCCTGCTCCTCGACGCCGGCCGGGGGTTGGAGAAGGACGTGTACATCCCGTTCCTCGTCACGGGCGTCTTCGTGTTCATGTTCACGCAGAGTTCGGTGATGAGCGGCGTCCGGGCGATCTCGGGCAACCTCGGCCTGGTCCGCGCCCTGCACTTCCCGCGTGCCTCGCTGCCCATCTCGTTCGCCCTCCAGCAACTCCAGCAGCTGCTCTACTCGATGCTGGTGCTGTTCCTCGTGGTGATCGGCTCCGGCAGCTATCCGGACGCCTCCTGGGCGCTGGTCGTCCCGGTGCTGATCCTGCAGTTCTGCTTCAACTCCGGTCTGGCGCTGATCTTCGCCCGGGCCGGCGCGAAGACCCCGGACCTGGCGCAGCTGATGCCGTTCGTGATGCGGACGTGGATGTACGCGTCCGGCGTGATGTTCTCCATCCCGGTCTTCCTCGCGGACAAGCCGCAGTGGGTGGCCAACATCCTCCAGTGGAACCCGGCCGCCATCTACATGGACCTGATGCGCTTCGCGCTCATCGAGGAGTACGGGGCCGAGAACCTTCCCGCGCACGTCTGGGCGGTCGCGGGCGGCTGGGCCGTGGTCTTCGCCATCGGCGGCTTCGTGTACTTCTGGCAGGCGGAGGAGAGGTACGGCCGTGGTTGA
- a CDS encoding ABC transporter ATP-binding protein, producing MVEPLAGQHRIPTVIADEVHIVYRVNGAKAGKGSATAALSRIVRRGSDDTARGVRKVHAVRGVSFVAHRGEAIGLIGSNGSGKSTLLRAIAGLLPPESGKVYTDGQPSLLGVNAALMNDLTGERNVTLGGLAMGMSREQIKQRFQEIVDFSGINEKGDFITLPMRTYSSGMQARLRFSIAAAKDHDVLMIDEALATGDAKFRRRSEARVRELREHAGTVFLVSHSNQSIRDTCDRVLWLERGELRLDGPTEEVMKEYEKFSGR from the coding sequence GTGGTTGAGCCGCTCGCGGGGCAGCACCGCATCCCCACCGTCATCGCCGACGAGGTCCACATCGTCTACCGGGTCAACGGCGCCAAGGCCGGCAAGGGCAGTGCCACCGCCGCCCTCAGCCGTATCGTCAGGCGGGGTTCCGACGACACGGCACGCGGGGTGCGCAAGGTGCACGCGGTGCGCGGTGTCTCCTTCGTCGCCCACCGCGGCGAGGCCATCGGTCTGATCGGCTCCAACGGCTCGGGCAAGTCGACGCTGCTGCGCGCCATCGCGGGGCTGCTGCCGCCGGAGAGCGGCAAGGTCTACACCGACGGCCAGCCCTCGCTCCTCGGGGTCAACGCGGCCCTGATGAACGACCTCACGGGCGAGCGCAACGTGACGCTCGGCGGGCTGGCGATGGGCATGTCCCGGGAGCAGATCAAGCAGCGCTTCCAGGAGATCGTCGACTTCTCCGGCATCAACGAGAAGGGCGACTTCATCACCCTGCCGATGCGTACCTACTCGTCCGGCATGCAGGCGCGGCTGCGCTTCTCCATCGCCGCCGCCAAGGACCACGACGTCCTGATGATCGACGAGGCACTGGCCACCGGGGACGCGAAGTTCCGCAGACGCTCCGAGGCGCGGGTGCGGGAGCTGCGCGAGCACGCCGGCACCGTGTTCCTGGTCAGCCACAGCAACCAGTCCATCCGCGACACCTGCGACCGGGTGCTGTGGCTGGAACGGGGCGAACTGCGCCTGGACGGCCCGACCGAAGAGGTCATGAAGGAATACGAGAAGTTCTCGGGCAGGTAG